A region of Salvia splendens isolate huo1 chromosome 17, SspV2, whole genome shotgun sequence DNA encodes the following proteins:
- the LOC121774924 gene encoding serine/threonine-protein kinase D6PKL1-like yields the protein MASKTGSRTHLGLQQKAVGAHYAVTAHDLKSLPLKTNKPKLSKAEKAEESGMDTAGEPREDVESKLSQINLEDSLNVSPGNSYSKSEQVSTAGDVDVRENEVSIETSEDQEKKISNPCSAKNSSVSAKISDAPAKTSGSAKVSSVCRGSTGSDVSDESTCSSFSSGISKPHKANDIRWEAIQALRSRDGVIGLSHFRLLKRLGCGDIGSVYLAELTGTKCYFAMKVMDKASLAGRKKLLRAQTEREILQSLDHPFLPTLYIHFETDKFSCLVMEFCPGGDLHTLRQRQQGKYFSEQAVKFYVAEVLLSLEYLHMLGIVYRDLKPENVLVRDDGHIMLSDFDLSLRCAVSPTLVKTSSLDTDPQRKTPGYCAQPACIEPSCITPSCVVPTSCFSPRLFSSKSKKDKKPKNKNEIGNQVSPLPELMAEPSNARSMSFVGTHEYLAPEIIKGEGHGSAVDWWTFGIFLYELLFGKTPFKGSGNRATLFNVVGQPLRFPESPVVSFAARDLIRGLLVKEPQHRLAYKRGATEIKQHPFFEGVNWALIRCATPPEIPKPVDYERLPVPAAAPGNEKAAAAAAAAPAGGGDQKSDKYLEFDFF from the exons ATGGCCTCGAAGACTGGCTCTAGGACTCACCTGGGATTGCAACAAAAAGCTGTCGGTGCTCATTATGCAGTCACGGCGCATGATCTCAAATCTTTGCCCCTAAAGACTAACAAGCCGAAGCTGAGTAAAGCAGAAAAGGCTGAAGAATCTGGTATGGATACTGCTGGGGAGCCTAGAGAAGATGTTGAGTCCAAACTATCTCAAATTAATCTTGAGGATTCGTTGAATGTGTCACCTGGTAACTCATATTCCAAATCTGAGCAAGTGTCCACAGCTGGAGATGTTGATGTACGCGAGAATGAAGTCTCCATCGAAACTTCTGAGgatcaagaaaagaaaatatctAATCCATGCAGTGCGAAGAACAGCTCCGTTTCTGCAAAGATTAGTGATGCACCAGCAAAAACTAGTGGAAGTGCCAAAGTGAGCAGCGTGTGCCGTGGAAGCACTGGCAGTGATGTGAGTGATGAGAGCACCTGTAGCAGCTTTAGTAGCGGTATCAGCAAACCCCATAAAGCAAACGACATACGATGGGAAGCCATCCAAGCACTTCGATCCAGAGATGGTGTAATTGGATTGAGCCATTTCAGGCTGCTGAAAAGATTAGGTTGTGGAGATATCGGGAGTGTTTATCTGGCTGAGTTGACCGGAACTAAATGTTATTTCGCAATGAAAGTTATGGACAAAGCATCCTTAGCTGGCCGTAAGAAGCTTCTCCGTGCTCAGACTGAAAGAGAAATACTCCAGTCCCTCGACCATCCCTTCCTTCCGACTCTTTACATCCATTTTGAAACCGATAAATTTTCATGTTTGGTCATGGAATTCTGCCCGGGAGGAGACCTACACACCCTTAGACAGAGACAGCAAGGAAAATATTTCTCCGAACAAGCAGTCAA GTTTTATGTTGCAGAAGTGCTGCTTTCGTTGGAGTATTTACACATGCTTGGGATTGTTTATCGCGATCTTAAGCCAGAAAACGTCCTTGTCAGGGACGACGGCCATATCATGCTCTCAGACTTTGATCTTTCGCTTCGTTGTGCTGTCAGCCCGACTCTGGTGAAGACTTCATCTCTCGACACCGACCCCCAGCGCAAAACGCCCGGTTACTGCGCCCAGCCAGCGTGCATCGAACCATCCTGCATTACGCCATCGTGCGTTGTCCCAACATCATGCTTCTCTCCCCGTCTCTTCTCCAGCAAATCCAAGAAGGACAAGAAGCCCAAGAACAAAAACGAAATCGGCAACCAAGTGAGCCCATTGCCCGAACTGATGGCCGAGCCAAGCAACGCGCGGTCGATGTCTTTCGTCGGGACACACGAATATCTGGCCCCCGAGATCATCAAAGGCGAAGGCCACGGAAGCGCAGTCGACTGGTGGACGTTCGGTATCTTCCTATACGAGCTCTTATTCGGCAAAACTCCCTTCAAGGGATCCGGTAACCGAGCCACACTATTCAACGTCGTAGGGCAGCCTCTCCGCTTCCCAGAATCACCCGTTGTCAGCTTCGCCGCTCGGGACTTGATAAGAGGATTACTCGTGAAGGAGCCTCAGCACAGGCTGGCCTACAAACGAGGCGCCACAGAGATAAAGCAGCACCCTTTCTTCGAAGGGGTGAACTGGGCGCTGATACGTTGTGCCACCCCACCGGAGATCCCGAAGCCTGTCGACTACGAGCGGCTGCCTGTCCCCGCAGCAGCACCGGGCAACGAAaaggcggctgctgctgctgctgctgctcctGCTGGTGGTGGTGATCAGAAAAGTGACAAGTATCTTGAGTTTGATTTCTTCTAG